A window from Mus caroli chromosome 2, CAROLI_EIJ_v1.1, whole genome shotgun sequence encodes these proteins:
- the LOC110289379 gene encoding olfactory receptor 4F3/4F16/4F29-like has translation MDGGNHSVVSEFLLLGLTNSWRIQILLFLFFTVFYVASMLGNLLIMLTIISDHHLHSPMYFLLANLSFIDTGVSSIATPKMIYDLFRKHKVISLNGCITQMFFIHTVGGTEMVLLIVMAYDRYIAICKPLHYLTIMSLRMCTVLLALAWIIGLIHSVAQLAFVVNLPFCGANKMDSFYCDFPRFIKLACTDTYRLEFLVTANSGFISMATFFILIVSYIFILVTVHKHSSGASSKALSTLSAHITVVVFFFGPCIIVYVWPFPTLPIDKFLAIFDVIITPFMNPLIYTLRNNEMKVAMRRLFIRALHFKNSFISSLRDLS, from the coding sequence ATGGATGGAGGAAATCACTCAGTGGTATCAGAATTTTTGTTGCTAGGCCTCACCAATTCATGGAGAATTCAGATTCTCCTTTTTCTGTTCTTCACAGTATTCTATGTGGCAAGCATGCTGGGGAACCTGCTCAttatgctcacaatcatctcagACCACCACCTGCATTCCCCCATGTACTTCCTGCTGGCAAACCTCTCCTTCATTGATACAGGTGTGTCCAGCATCGCTACTCCAAAGATGATTTATGACCTCTTCAGGAAGCACAAAGTCATCTCCTTGAATGGATGCATCACTCAGATGTTCTTCATTCACACTGTTGGGGGAACAGAGATGGTGTTGCTCATAGTCATGGCCTATGACAGGTACATCGCTATCTGTAAGCCCCTCCACTACCTGACCATCATGAGTCTCAGAATGTGCACTGTTCTTTTGGCTCTTGCTTGGATCATTGGCCTTATCCATTCTGTGGCCCAATTGGCTTTTGTTGTAAATTTACCCTTCTGTGGAGCTAATAAAATGGACAGCTTTTATTGTGATTTTCCTCGGTTCATCAAACTCgcatgtacagacacatacagactgGAGTTCCTGGTCACTGCCAACAGTGGTTTCATCTCCATGGCCACCTTCTTCATCCTGATTGTGTCTTACATCTTCATCCTGGTCACAGTTCATAAACACTCCTCAGGTGCTTCCTCCAAGGCCCTCTCAACTCTCTCAGCTCACATCACTGTGGTCGTTTTCTTCTTTGGTCCTTGCATTATTGTCTATGTGTGGCCTTTCCCGACTTTACCCATAGATAAATTTTTAGCAATTTTTGATGTGATTATCACTCCTTTTATGAATCCTCTCATCTATACATTGAGAAATAATGAGATGAAGGTTGCGATGAGGAGACTATTTATTAGggctttacatttcaaaaattcttttattagcaGTTTAAGAGATTTGAGTTAA